From a region of the Rhipicephalus microplus isolate Deutch F79 chromosome X, USDA_Rmic, whole genome shotgun sequence genome:
- the LOC119182953 gene encoding uncharacterized protein LOC119182953 isoform X2 — MMAKRVKEARMDLSEPSESDGATSSSSSERKEPKAPSPKMIDMIIDAMNNLSKYPEINTRLFKAKFKRTFVKALENNILVRTKATEHAEGVTGRVKLATKVKPRKKVMPAGSPAKKRPAAGKSADVPKMKAKEAEGGTKKVGPGEATARKRAGGEMKAAKGSGGESKAAKGSGGESKAAKGSGGGTKAAKGSGGGTKAAKGSGGGTKAAKGSGGGTKAAKGSGGGAKAAKGSGGEAKAAKGSGGEAKAAKGSGGEAKAANGPGGEAKAAKDPGGEKAKKGTGGKVQASKSADAEAKGREGAGGESKAAKSTVGNAKARKGAVGEANAKASTIGKTKTGGMATGSGKNRSAATADSEKVKTGTAGLAKTKARAAGKEKTTDKIVEAPESSSDQEEAAKCTSEDEEEAAAQFSEGQEMANKSNTESEDDAERSSEDEEETSPTTKGKKEHEDRSENEMEDCSSEGEMEELPREGNMDIPANERDGESSDSTSKKGRHGEEISATGAQSSTDKIKGAKTVKRREHV; from the coding sequence GCAAGTATCCCGAAATCAACACACGGCTGTTCAAAGCGAAGTTTAAGAGGACTTTTGTTAAGGCCCTGGAGAACAACATTTTGGTGAGGACTAAAGCAACAGAACATGCTGAAGGAGTAACCGGGAGAGTGAAGCTGGCGACAAAGGTGAAACCTCGCAAAAAAGTTATGCCTGCAGGCTCACCTGCAAAAAAACGACCGGCTGCAGGGAAGTCAGCAGATGTCCCGAAAATGAAAGCTAAAGAAGCTGAGGGTGGAACGAAGAAAGTTGGACCTGGCGAGGCGACGGCCAGAAAGAGGGCTGGCGGAGAGATGAAGGCAGCCAAGGGCTCTGGCGGAGAGTCGAAGGCAGCCAAGGGCTCTGGCGGAGAGTCGAAGGCAGCCAAGGGCTCTGGCGGAGGGACGAAGGCAGCCAAGGGCTCTGGCGGAGGGACGAAGGCAGCCAAGGGCTCTGGCGGAGGGACGAAGGCAGCCAAGGGCTCTGGCGGAGGGACGAAGGCAGCCAAGGGCTCTGGCGGAGGGGCGAAGGCAGCCAAGGGCTCTGGCGGAGAGGCGAAGGCAGCCAAGGGCTCTGGCGGAGAGGCGAAGGCAGCCAAGGGCTCTGGCGGAGAGGCGAAGGCAGCCAACGGACCTGGCGGAGAGGCGAAGGCAGCCAAGGACCCTGGCGGAGAGAAGGCCAAAAAGGGCACCGGCGGAAAGGTGCAGGCATCTAAAAGCGCTGATGCGGAAGCGAAGGGTCGTGAGGGTGCTGGTGGGGAGTCGAAGGCTGCTAAGAGCACTGTGGGAAACGCAAAGGCCAGGAAGGGCGCTGTGGGCGAAGCAAATGCCAAGGCTTCGACCATCGGTAAGACGAAGACTGGCGGGATGGCTACTGGCAGTGGAAAGAACCGAAGTGCTGCTACCGCTGACAGCGAGAAAGTAAAAACAGGTACTGCCGGTTTGGCGAAGACCAAAGCGCGTGCAGCTGGCAAAGAAAAAACCACGGACAAAATCGTTGAGGCTCCCGAGTCCTCCAGCGATCAAGAAGAGGCGGCCAAGTGCACCAGCGAAGACGAGGAAGAAGCTGCCGCGCAGTTCAGCGAAGGGCAGGAGATGGCGAATAAGTCTAACACCGAAAGCGAGGACGATGCCGAGCGCTCTAGTGAAGATGAGGAGGAGACGTCACCTACcacaaaaggaaagaaagagcacGAAGATCGCAGTGAAAACGAGATGGAGGATTGCTCTAGCGAAGGTGAGATGGAGGAGCTTCCTAGGGAAGGTAACATGGATATTCCAGCTAACGAACGAGATGGCGAATCAAGTGACTCGACCTCAAAAAAAGGTAGGCACGGCGAAGAAATTTCTGCCACTGGCGCGCAATCAAGCACGGATAAAATAAAAGGTGCGAAGACGGTGAAGCGCCGGGAGCACGTATAA
- the LOC119182953 gene encoding uncharacterized protein LOC119182953 isoform X1, producing MMAKRVKEARMDLSEPSESDGATSSSSSERKEPKAPSPKMIDMIIDAMNNLNDRRGASPVYLKKFILGKYPEINTRLFKAKFKRTFVKALENNILVRTKATEHAEGVTGRVKLATKVKPRKKVMPAGSPAKKRPAAGKSADVPKMKAKEAEGGTKKVGPGEATARKRAGGEMKAAKGSGGESKAAKGSGGESKAAKGSGGGTKAAKGSGGGTKAAKGSGGGTKAAKGSGGGTKAAKGSGGGAKAAKGSGGEAKAAKGSGGEAKAAKGSGGEAKAANGPGGEAKAAKDPGGEKAKKGTGGKVQASKSADAEAKGREGAGGESKAAKSTVGNAKARKGAVGEANAKASTIGKTKTGGMATGSGKNRSAATADSEKVKTGTAGLAKTKARAAGKEKTTDKIVEAPESSSDQEEAAKCTSEDEEEAAAQFSEGQEMANKSNTESEDDAERSSEDEEETSPTTKGKKEHEDRSENEMEDCSSEGEMEELPREGNMDIPANERDGESSDSTSKKGRHGEEISATGAQSSTDKIKGAKTVKRREHV from the exons aTGACAGACGAGGTGCATCTCCCGTCTATCTGAAAAAATTCATTCTAG GCAAGTATCCCGAAATCAACACACGGCTGTTCAAAGCGAAGTTTAAGAGGACTTTTGTTAAGGCCCTGGAGAACAACATTTTGGTGAGGACTAAAGCAACAGAACATGCTGAAGGAGTAACCGGGAGAGTGAAGCTGGCGACAAAGGTGAAACCTCGCAAAAAAGTTATGCCTGCAGGCTCACCTGCAAAAAAACGACCGGCTGCAGGGAAGTCAGCAGATGTCCCGAAAATGAAAGCTAAAGAAGCTGAGGGTGGAACGAAGAAAGTTGGACCTGGCGAGGCGACGGCCAGAAAGAGGGCTGGCGGAGAGATGAAGGCAGCCAAGGGCTCTGGCGGAGAGTCGAAGGCAGCCAAGGGCTCTGGCGGAGAGTCGAAGGCAGCCAAGGGCTCTGGCGGAGGGACGAAGGCAGCCAAGGGCTCTGGCGGAGGGACGAAGGCAGCCAAGGGCTCTGGCGGAGGGACGAAGGCAGCCAAGGGCTCTGGCGGAGGGACGAAGGCAGCCAAGGGCTCTGGCGGAGGGGCGAAGGCAGCCAAGGGCTCTGGCGGAGAGGCGAAGGCAGCCAAGGGCTCTGGCGGAGAGGCGAAGGCAGCCAAGGGCTCTGGCGGAGAGGCGAAGGCAGCCAACGGACCTGGCGGAGAGGCGAAGGCAGCCAAGGACCCTGGCGGAGAGAAGGCCAAAAAGGGCACCGGCGGAAAGGTGCAGGCATCTAAAAGCGCTGATGCGGAAGCGAAGGGTCGTGAGGGTGCTGGTGGGGAGTCGAAGGCTGCTAAGAGCACTGTGGGAAACGCAAAGGCCAGGAAGGGCGCTGTGGGCGAAGCAAATGCCAAGGCTTCGACCATCGGTAAGACGAAGACTGGCGGGATGGCTACTGGCAGTGGAAAGAACCGAAGTGCTGCTACCGCTGACAGCGAGAAAGTAAAAACAGGTACTGCCGGTTTGGCGAAGACCAAAGCGCGTGCAGCTGGCAAAGAAAAAACCACGGACAAAATCGTTGAGGCTCCCGAGTCCTCCAGCGATCAAGAAGAGGCGGCCAAGTGCACCAGCGAAGACGAGGAAGAAGCTGCCGCGCAGTTCAGCGAAGGGCAGGAGATGGCGAATAAGTCTAACACCGAAAGCGAGGACGATGCCGAGCGCTCTAGTGAAGATGAGGAGGAGACGTCACCTACcacaaaaggaaagaaagagcacGAAGATCGCAGTGAAAACGAGATGGAGGATTGCTCTAGCGAAGGTGAGATGGAGGAGCTTCCTAGGGAAGGTAACATGGATATTCCAGCTAACGAACGAGATGGCGAATCAAGTGACTCGACCTCAAAAAAAGGTAGGCACGGCGAAGAAATTTCTGCCACTGGCGCGCAATCAAGCACGGATAAAATAAAAGGTGCGAAGACGGTGAAGCGCCGGGAGCACGTATAA